CGAACATCAGATCCCGTTTGCGTAGGCGATGGATCGATTGATTCTCACTGAATTCCCCACATTGTTTGCTAAAACAACTATCAAACTGTCTCTTCGTGGGGTTTTCACAATGGATCGTCGTCAAGTATTGCTCAGTGGTGCTGCTGGAATTGCTGCAGGATCGTTCGTTTCACCATTGATTGCTGCACCGGAAGTGGGCAAAAAACCATTTGAGTTCTGCCTGAACACCAGCACCATCCGTGGGCAGAAGATCCCCGTGGAACAAGAGGCTGAAATGGCAGCCAAGGCCGGCTACCAGGGGTTTGAACCGTGGATTCGCGAACTGCAGACGCACCAGCAGCAGGGAAAATCGCTGAAGGACCTGGGGAAAAAGCTGGCCGATCTCGGTCTGAAAGTGGAAAGTGCGATCGGTTTTGCCAAATGGATTGTGGATGACGACATGGAACGCACCAAGGGGCTGGATGAAGCCAAACGCGACATGGAAATGGTGCTGACCATTGGCGGCAAACGGATTGCAGCCCCACCGATCGGTGCGACCAACCAGAAAATGACCGATTTTGGCAAAATCACGCAGCGTTACCGCACCTTGGCCGATCTGGGCAGCAAAATTGGCATTATTCCTGAACTGGAACTGTGGGGCTTTTCCAAAACGCTGTCCCGCCTGGGCGAAACGGTACTGGTGGCAATGGAAAGTGCCCACCCTCAAGCGTGTATTCTGCCCGATGTCTACCACCTGTATAAAGGAGAATCCGGTTTCAGTGGGCTCAATTGGCTGCAGGGCCAGGCGATCGGAATCTTTCACATGAACGATTATCCCAAGAGCAAACCGCCCGCAACAATTGTTGATGCAGACCGTGTCTATCCGGGTGATGGTGACGCCCCACTGGTTGAAATTCTGCGGCAACTTCGCCGCATTGGTTACCAGGGAATGTTGTCGCTGGAACTGTTCAATCCGGAATATTACAAGCAGGATGCTTACACTGTGGTGAAAACCGGCCTGGAAAAGATGCAGCAAGTAGTCAAAAATGCGATGCAATGGTAAAGGCATGAAAGTGATGCACTCTCCCTTATCGTTGCCGGAATCGAAACGCTATGTTGTTCGGCAGATTGCCGCCGGCACCATGATGGCAGCAGGTGCAGGATGCACCCTGGCAGTAAAACTTACCCGTCAAAGTGACATTTTTCTGGCACCGGAATGGCTTGCTGCAGTGCTGCCCAATTTTGTCTGTGCGAGCATGATTCCAATAGCCATTTTTCTGTCCCGTCGTACCATTCAGTTTCGGGACACACTCTGGATGGCAGCCTTCAGTGCGATGATGCTCGTTGCTTACGAGATCGCACAATTGTGGATGCCACGCCGCACATTTGATTGGAACGATATCTGGGCAACAGTTGCAGGTGCAACCTTTTCAATCTGTCTGAGTTCGGCAATCATGTTGACATCAAAATTAATTAACGGCTTTCAAGATAATCTGGCCAGAAACTGAGAGCCTTTTGATTTTTAAGTGCAGTAGTGAAAAAGCTCATCAGTCGATAAAGAATTTTTATCTGTAAAAATTGATTTTCATGAATTTACGCAAAATCGCAAGCGAAAATGCTCCCGGACCATTTTATGCAGAGGATATTGGTACAGATTGTGGCTGTCTGCTACCAGAAGGAGAGGCACCGACGCTCTTAGCTACAACTGGCCCTCCACGTTATCAGACTTATTTCCTTCGACAACCAGAAACACCTTTAGAAATTGAGCAAGCATGTGCTGCAATACGTATTTGTCACGTACACAGCTTACGTTATGGCGGTAAAGACCCAGAGATTTTAACTCGTCTGGCGGATGTGCCACATTTGTGTGATTATCAACTAACTCGTGATGGACGCGTTATCCCTGCCGGATGGTAAAGTGGGGTGTGGCGTAACAACACTATTCAATAATTCGACGGGCATGCGAATGGCGGGTTTTGTACCATCCGTTGTATTCTCTGACAGCGACTTTTCCTTTGGTGGAATCGATGATCTTCCCGTCTTCGAAAAAAATCACCACGTGGGCAATTTCCTTGCCACTTTGATCGGTTTGAAACAGCAGATCACCTGGAAGGAAAGGTTCTGTGGGCTTTAACTGCCTGCCCGCCGTGCGTGCCTGTTCGCGAACATTGGAAGTAAACTTGATGCCGAAACCATAGTTGTACACCCAAGATGTGAAGTTGGAACAATCGAGCCCACCTGCAGCAGGGATATGCTTGTGCTGATACGGCAAACCGAGATATTTCTTCGCGACAGCAATGGAGCGTTTTCGCTGAAAATCAAGCGGATCAGCAACGCCATCAGGTATCTTCAATGGTGGGTATACCTTCGCTTTCGGTCCCCAGGTGGTGTTCCACTTCTCTTTCGGTGTGTCTGTTTGTGGCAATGAATCGCGATATTCGAAATCAAAATCAACAGCAGGGGCCTTCTTTGCAGCAGGCAAATCGGTTGCTTGAGGAACCGTTGGCAGCATTTGCTGTGCACCGAGAGCCCCACCGAAAATCAGTGTATGTGCAAGTAACAAGAGATATTTCATGATGCTCCGCCCCGAACTGTACCACCATTTTAATGTATTTCATCTGCCAGAATATTGGGCATTTTGAAGTTGCGTTGAAGCTATTTCAAAATCATTCCATGTTCGAGTTTGTTATCCCACTGGTTCTGGGGTGGGCATTTGGGTCAATCGCTCTAATGCGATACCCAATACTCGCTCGTTAAACAAACGCAATTTTCGAGCTGAAGCATTGATCCCACCTGGCCACTTATGTAAAGCTTCTCGCACTGCAGGCACCGTTGGTGCCACGTTCTCTCGTACCAATAACCAATCAACGGTTGCCAGTAATTCCATGCCAAACGGAGATTCGAAGCCATCGATTATAGATGTGGCAAAATCTAGTGGTTGCACGAATTCTTTTGCATGGTTTTGCAAAAATGTCTGCACATCACCCTTACGCTCATCCGCAAACCAAATCACATCAAACGGGTTGGCATCACTAATGCGTTTTTCACTGTGCAGGTAGCTTCCGTCAAGGTTGTTCAAAAGGTGATCAAGTCGGTTGGCATATGGCCCATACTTGTGTGCCTGGAATTGTAGGTTTAGCAGATTGTTACCCGGATGGAATTCATCGATTGCACGGTCCAGGAACCATGCCAATTTTTGAATTTCCAACAAACTGCACTCGATTCCCAAAACCCAATACCGTCGGACTAATTCTGCAATGAGCGCTCTGGATGGAGTAAGTTGTTCCACACCAGTTGCTTTAGAAATGTTCTGATATTCTGTAGTTGGTTCAAACACTTGTATTTCGGTACTTAAATCGCCCAAAGTTAACTCAATTTGTTTGCGCACTTCTGCCCAAAGAAGTCCACCATTTCCTGCCCCCAATGGTGGAATCGCAATCGATTTCACTTGCTTCTCGATCAAAAACTGTCGCAAATCCTGTAATCCATCAACTATCCATTCCAAGCGGGAGGGAGATCGCCAGTGCTGTTTTGTGGGAAAATTCACGATCCAGCGAGGGCCAGAAATTTCATTCGTGGTGGTAACAAAAATCTTGCCAGTTTGCACCTGGTTTTTCCTGCAGGCAGCTTTGTAAAGCCGGAAGTTTTCGCGAAATCGTTCTTTAAACATCAAAGCGATGCCCTTACCCATCACCCCAACGGTGTTGACGGTGTTGACCAATGCCTCGACTTGGGCATCCAGTAAATTGCCATGGGTATATTTGATCATGTGAAGTACCATTTCGGTCGTGCATATACAGGCAGTACAGCACCGTGTGCACCTATCTCTTCTTCAATTGTTGATTGTACTTTTTCGTTGAAACAGATGACACCCAGTAGTCCATGAATCGGCAAATGTTTGTAGATCAAAGCTTCTGCCTGATAACGGTCGAATTTTTCTGGATCTTCTGGGTCTCGCTTGAAATCCCTGCTCTGCAATAGATTCCAATCGATATGATCCAGTTCTCCCAAATCGGAATAAAAAATCGTCAAAATGGGGTAAGCATGGCTGTCTGTAAACAAAAAAGGGATTCCCAGGTCTGCTAGGTGGTGGAGACTGGAAACGAAGATGATAATTTCCTCATTTGACCGCTTTTGGACTCCTCCCCGCCCAGTCGTAATGTTGTACAACATGGGTGAAAATGGTGTAAAGTAAAACGGCACATAGTCGCTGAGATATCCGCCAGGGGTTATTGGCACTGGACGTGTACTCCGCTTAGTGATCAATTCTTCGTTGCCAATATTAACCCATGTTGGTGCCTTCGTGCAGCTGTTACCACAATGCAGTCCATTATCCAGAATCCATGGCAAGTTTTCACGGTGCACAATTCGCCAAATCAACGCTTTATCTGGATTCAGATTTGGGTACTGCCTCGCCATTAGGTTGCTCTACAAAATTTCACGTAACTAATGATAGTAAGTGCAATCACAATCCCAAACGGATAAATCCACCCGCTTTTATATCTACTTGGTTATATAATTGATATGGTATTTTAGTTGCCCCCTTGCCAAATTTCAATCGAAGATCCTTTCGAATAGTATTATCAGTGCGATAATTGCAATAAGAACCAGGCAGCCAAAACGGTGCATAGACGGGATGGGGATTTTCTCTAACTTGGCTTCAATTTCTTTTTTGTCCAGTTCCACTCCACGCTGGCAAACTTCGCAGACATAAAAATATCTCTTCTTATTCACAAACGCAAAGACATACCAAATGTGGGCGTATTCGTATTGCAACATCACAGGAGATCCGTTCGGTCGATTGCTTTTATCTTCGAGCTAAGATTCTTTGTGTTAAGAATATTCCCTAATAGACAGATGACATGCAGGATATTTTCAAGTTAACCGCGAGTGAGTGTCAGTAGATTGATTTCGGGTGGGCAATTAAACCGCAAAGGCACCCCCGCTTCCCCAAGTCCTCTCGACACAAATACTTGCGATGCTGGTCCTTGAACCAACCCAGCCTGGTACTTCGTTCCAAACTGGGATGGCATCCACGCACTGCCAAGTGGGGGCAGATACGCCTGACCACCGTGCGTATGACCACTTAAGATCAGCCCCACGCGTGGATTTGGGCGAAGTTCTGCAAAATCCGGATTGTGGGAAAGCAGCACAATTTCAGCATCCTTTGGCACATCCTGCAAGGCTTGCGATAAATCTGGTTTGCCCCACCACAGATCATCAACCCCCGCAAACCAGAGTTCATCAGTGCCGATGGCCACTTTCACCGCACGGTTCGTCAGATCGATCAGCGGGGTATTTCGAACGGCATCACGATACACCCGACCCTCGGCCTGCATGTCATGGTTACCAGGTACCGCAAAAACTCCAAGTGGTGCGGATAGTGTCGATACCGCCTCCAGACACGGGGGAAGCTGCACCTGCGTCTGCGATCCTTTATGGGCAAAATCGCCCACCAAAGCGTAGGCATCGGCAGTCAATTCCTGTGCCATCGACACCGCCCTGCGGATAAAGTCGATCCCCACAAAAGGTCCGTGGTGGAAATCAGCCAGAATAGCAATCGTTTTCCCTTCAAACGCGTGCGGCAGGCGGGGTAACAGAATAGACTGTCGACGAATCCGGATCTGGGCTGCTTCCCAGAAGCAATAGGCACATCCCAGCCCGGCTGAACCTGCCAGCACTGCCCCACCCTGGATAGCCCGACGAAGAAATCTTCTTCGACTGGGTTTCCATGTTGCATCAGGATTCACGATAGTCTAACCTCCTTGCTGATTGATAGAGTGTTAATCGCCTTGTATCGCTTTTATTGCTTGAGCGACTTCAGAAGATAATTCAGAAATACCTGTTAAGTTACGCAATTTTGGTACTGCAGAAACAGAATGCTGGCCATACTCTGCAAGTGCTCTAATTGCACCCGAAACAACCATTGAATCACTATCATCAAGTGCCAGAATCAATGCTGGAACAGCAATCTCTGGCATTTTTTTTAGTTTTCCCATTGATTGAATGGCACGCAAGCGGACGTATCTCCCATTGTCATTCATTGCCTGAATAAATGCCGGATATACTATGTCGCAATAATCGGATGCTTCTGCCAAAGAAGATGCAGCATCTTCTCTTACAAGTGTGCTTGGATCTGTACGAAGACAGTGGATAAGCGACAGAACTATCGTTTGCGTAAATTTCATTTTGGTAAAGATCGAGGTGGCTGTAGCACGAATAGATTCATCAGGATCCTTCAGAGCAAGTAATGCCAATGAAGTAATGTTGGAATTATTTGAATAATTTTTTATCAATATTTTTATAGAATCAACAGCTGTGTATCGCATCCTGCGATCTTGATCAGACAACGCTGTTCGCAAGTATAATATCGCTTGCTGGGGAGAAATCGCAGTAATCGCGGAAAGTGCCGCACAGCGAACGTGAACGTTGGAGTGCTTTAGGGCATTAATGACTGAAGGCAGTGCAGAGATAGCGGGACTGCCCATTGAAGTTAATGCAAGCAATGCACTTCTGGAAATTATTGGGCTAGAACTTTGAACAAGTTTCGTGCAATGCAATGTTATTGTATCATGAAATAAATTTGCTCTTTCAATAATAATTAAAGCGTCATCAACTAATACACTGTCATCTGATTCTATCACCTGTATCAAAATGGCAACTAGATCTGCATAATACTTGCTATCTATCTTGCCAGCTACCACTAATTCATTTCTTCGGAATTGTTTCAGTGTTTTAATAGCCGTAAGTTTGACAAAATTATTATCAATTTCTAAGCTTTTTCGGATTGCAGAAATTGCATTATTGCCAAAATATGATACTGTGTCCAAAGCGAATTCTTGTGTCTCAACAGTTTTGGTGCTTACAAGAATGGCCAACAAAAAATTTGTTAGCTGGTTTTCACTTAGCAAATTATGCTTATAACAAATTGCAAATGAATTACGTTGTATTTCGGCCGATTCATGTTTTGTGAACTCGAACATGGATGGGGCTAAGTGAGCAACACGAGCAGGGTGGTGTTCATTTATCTGTCGAAGAGCAGAAAAACTTGCATTGACAACTTTGACATCGCAATCATAATTAATAAGCTCCCAAAGCGTTTCATATATTGAAGAATTGGCAGGAAAAAACACCATAAGTGCTGCACCCCAGGATCTTACTTCAGCATTTGAGTCTCGTGTTAATTTTACGACGGCTTCAAATGATATTCCATCGCCCCCAAGGTGATAAATCAACCTGAGAGCTTCTAGCCGTTCATCTATGTTGCCACTTTCTAGTGCCTTGAAAATTGCTTCATTATTAAAAATGTCAAGTCGACTACTTGACGGTTTTTGTATGTTGAGCTGGTTAGGCGGTGGTGCGATTCTACTGCTTCGATCGCTACCTTCTAAGACAGGTTTAGTCAGTTCTCGAAACTTATTGTTATCTGCGAGCTTGTTTGAACGTCTATCTGCAAGGAATAATAGTAAAATTATCATCAACAAAGGGACAGTCGCTCGCATATTCAATACCTCGCAGGCAATGAGACTTTTTGTCTGAATAAATTAACAATGTCGCATCCATGGAAATATCCCTGGTGGAACATCTTTGTAGGCTTGCTCACAGATTTCGAGTTCTCCTTCAATCGCTTCCCAAAAAGTGTCGCAGGCCTTCCTGAACTCCGAATAACCGATGAGAAAGTGGTAGATTGGCGGATTCTGGTTCTTTCCATCCGCCAGGAAGAACAGGAATTGTTCTCCATGACGAGAGCCAAAAACAAAGCCCTTTTGAGGAAGTGTCAAATCGACCTCTTCAAGCTCCGCAAGGATCTCTCGCATCTCACGATTGTTCCACTCCAATTTATCAAGCGTAAACTCTAAGTCCCGCCAGAAACCCCCGGCAGAATGCCCGAAGCTGTACAGGAAGTCTTTGTACGCAGAGGGCAACTCCAGGCCGAAGCATCGCTCCAACGACTCGACCTCCATGTGCGTGCACCCGCGAATATGATCAGGGCTGGCTATTCCAGACTGCACCAATCGTCGCTTCATTTCATGTGCGTTGAACATGCTACCCATCTCAGTTTACTTACCATTGTAACTTGGTTCCCCGCGAAATGCCTAAACAGACACCGTAGACAAAGGTGGCATTGTACCCGACGGGATCGATTTCCTCAATTCATTCCTGGGGGTTGGTGAGAGATTTATCATGAGAAATTCTTCACATATTTCTGCAAAGAAAATATAAGCCGTCCTGGACCGCCCAGGACGGCTGGCAACTCTTGGGGAAGAGATAGTGCCCGACAGGGAAGAATGGGCAACCTGCGAACGCCAGCGAACGCACTTCTTGCGCAAAACTTGAGAAAAAAAATACAAAATTCTAAAAAACTGTACAAATTTTCATTTTTTCTGCAAACTTTTTCGTATTTGCCCCGTTACTTATTTGTAGTGGGACTGTAAAAATGTTCCCGTTCTGACAGGAATTCGAATCGGTGGCTTGAACGTGGAGTTCAGAACATCGTGGAGGTGGGAATGATGACTTCGCAATAATTGATCCAATAGATTTGCCCTTGCAGAAAAACCCCATTTCGTTTATGGGCAGCCGGAAGCACTCGAAAGAGCCTGGCACACGAAGGTGGGGGGAATCCTTTGTCCAGTTGGAAATTCAGTACGGGTTTATTGGCGTTGTTACTCCCGCTGAGTAGCACCTTTGGGCAGGAATTCCTTGATAATCTCCTTGGGAAGCCACGGAGTTTATTTTCAAGCGATTCCCCTGCAACCACGCGACCCGGTGCAACCAAGCCCGCACCCGTTGCTCCAAAAGTGGTGCCAGAACGTTACCGCCCGGCTGGTCTGTCGGTGATGCCGCCAGA
The Zavarzinella sp. DNA segment above includes these coding regions:
- a CDS encoding metallophosphoesterase, which encodes MNPDATWKPSRRRFLRRAIQGGAVLAGSAGLGCAYCFWEAAQIRIRRQSILLPRLPHAFEGKTIAILADFHHGPFVGIDFIRRAVSMAQELTADAYALVGDFAHKGSQTQVQLPPCLEAVSTLSAPLGVFAVPGNHDMQAEGRVYRDAVRNTPLIDLTNRAVKVAIGTDELWFAGVDDLWWGKPDLSQALQDVPKDAEIVLLSHNPDFAELRPNPRVGLILSGHTHGGQAYLPPLGSAWMPSQFGTKYQAGLVQGPASQVFVSRGLGEAGVPLRFNCPPEINLLTLTRG
- a CDS encoding SMI1/KNR4 family protein gives rise to the protein MFNAHEMKRRLVQSGIASPDHIRGCTHMEVESLERCFGLELPSAYKDFLYSFGHSAGGFWRDLEFTLDKLEWNNREMREILAELEEVDLTLPQKGFVFGSRHGEQFLFFLADGKNQNPPIYHFLIGYSEFRKACDTFWEAIEGELEICEQAYKDVPPGIFPWMRHC
- a CDS encoding NlpC/P60 family protein; this translates as MKYLLLLAHTLIFGGALGAQQMLPTVPQATDLPAAKKAPAVDFDFEYRDSLPQTDTPKEKWNTTWGPKAKVYPPLKIPDGVADPLDFQRKRSIAVAKKYLGLPYQHKHIPAAGGLDCSNFTSWVYNYGFGIKFTSNVREQARTAGRQLKPTEPFLPGDLLFQTDQSGKEIAHVVIFFEDGKIIDSTKGKVAVREYNGWYKTRHSHARRIIE
- a CDS encoding macro domain-containing protein, which produces MIKYTHGNLLDAQVEALVNTVNTVGVMGKGIALMFKERFRENFRLYKAACRKNQVQTGKIFVTTTNEISGPRWIVNFPTKQHWRSPSRLEWIVDGLQDLRQFLIEKQVKSIAIPPLGAGNGGLLWAEVRKQIELTLGDLSTEIQVFEPTTEYQNISKATGVEQLTPSRALIAELVRRYWVLGIECSLLEIQKLAWFLDRAIDEFHPGNNLLNLQFQAHKYGPYANRLDHLLNNLDGSYLHSEKRISDANPFDVIWFADERKGDVQTFLQNHAKEFVQPLDFATSIIDGFESPFGMELLATVDWLLVRENVAPTVPAVREALHKWPGGINASARKLRLFNERVLGIALERLTQMPTPEPVG
- a CDS encoding HEAT repeat domain-containing protein, which produces MRATVPLLMIILLLFLADRRSNKLADNNKFRELTKPVLEGSDRSSRIAPPPNQLNIQKPSSSRLDIFNNEAIFKALESGNIDERLEALRLIYHLGGDGISFEAVVKLTRDSNAEVRSWGAALMVFFPANSSIYETLWELINYDCDVKVVNASFSALRQINEHHPARVAHLAPSMFEFTKHESAEIQRNSFAICYKHNLLSENQLTNFLLAILVSTKTVETQEFALDTVSYFGNNAISAIRKSLEIDNNFVKLTAIKTLKQFRRNELVVAGKIDSKYYADLVAILIQVIESDDSVLVDDALIIIERANLFHDTITLHCTKLVQSSSPIISRSALLALTSMGSPAISALPSVINALKHSNVHVRCAALSAITAISPQQAILYLRTALSDQDRRMRYTAVDSIKILIKNYSNNSNITSLALLALKDPDESIRATATSIFTKMKFTQTIVLSLIHCLRTDPSTLVREDAASSLAEASDYCDIVYPAFIQAMNDNGRYVRLRAIQSMGKLKKMPEIAVPALILALDDSDSMVVSGAIRALAEYGQHSVSAVPKLRNLTGISELSSEVAQAIKAIQGD
- a CDS encoding sugar phosphate isomerase/epimerase, which codes for MDRRQVLLSGAAGIAAGSFVSPLIAAPEVGKKPFEFCLNTSTIRGQKIPVEQEAEMAAKAGYQGFEPWIRELQTHQQQGKSLKDLGKKLADLGLKVESAIGFAKWIVDDDMERTKGLDEAKRDMEMVLTIGGKRIAAPPIGATNQKMTDFGKITQRYRTLADLGSKIGIIPELELWGFSKTLSRLGETVLVAMESAHPQACILPDVYHLYKGESGFSGLNWLQGQAIGIFHMNDYPKSKPPATIVDADRVYPGDGDAPLVEILRQLRRIGYQGMLSLELFNPEYYKQDAYTVVKTGLEKMQQVVKNAMQW
- a CDS encoding VanZ family protein encodes the protein MKVMHSPLSLPESKRYVVRQIAAGTMMAAGAGCTLAVKLTRQSDIFLAPEWLAAVLPNFVCASMIPIAIFLSRRTIQFRDTLWMAAFSAMMLVAYEIAQLWMPRRTFDWNDIWATVAGATFSICLSSAIMLTSKLINGFQDNLARN
- a CDS encoding DUF4433 domain-containing protein; the protein is MARQYPNLNPDKALIWRIVHRENLPWILDNGLHCGNSCTKAPTWVNIGNEELITKRSTRPVPITPGGYLSDYVPFYFTPFSPMLYNITTGRGGVQKRSNEEIIIFVSSLHHLADLGIPFLFTDSHAYPILTIFYSDLGELDHIDWNLLQSRDFKRDPEDPEKFDRYQAEALIYKHLPIHGLLGVICFNEKVQSTIEEEIGAHGAVLPVYARPKWYFT